A genomic window from Chlorobium phaeobacteroides DSM 266 includes:
- a CDS encoding IS1634 family transposase produces MQIVASERIGDKVKQRIVRYVGIAMNDEELVKMKELAEFIKAGLEAESAPTLFRPDELARMAIEGRKTADLSSDQPLTVDLKLLREESRVVVGIHEIYGKLFDELGFDRVLGNPARRVQAAKTIKHLVLARIANPASKRKSVIDLERDFGVKLDLSAVYRTLDYVDEQSIELIQKKAWEAATGLFGEKIDVVFYDCTTLYFESFTDDELRDKGLSKENKHSEVQVLLAMMVSKHGFPLGYRLYNGATWEGHTLKDAIEQIKGMAEVDRVVFVADSGLLSKENLALIEQSEKQYIVAARLKNQPETIKEQILDKAGYQQGEQIRFKEIPLPENRRLLVSYSEKRARKDAFDRQKALDKLQKKLNKSKNPESFLKNTSYRKYVKIEQLSQQTVIIDEEKISYTAQWDGLHGVITNITDITASDAFEHYRGLWQIEETFRLTKHDLKVRPIYHWTPRRIEAHVAMCFMALVCIRHLSYRVQLQYQALSPEIIRNELVHVQQSILMHKTNGCRYGIPSKPTLHAQKIYQVMGEKLSATPFLIQ; encoded by the coding sequence GTGCAGATTGTCGCCAGTGAGCGCATTGGCGATAAAGTCAAACAACGCATTGTCCGCTATGTCGGCATTGCCATGAATGACGAAGAACTGGTGAAAATGAAGGAGCTTGCCGAGTTTATCAAGGCAGGCCTTGAGGCAGAGTCCGCTCCGACATTATTCCGTCCTGATGAACTGGCTCGGATGGCAATTGAAGGAAGAAAAACGGCGGACTTGTCCTCAGATCAGCCATTAACCGTAGACCTGAAGCTGCTTCGTGAAGAGAGTCGTGTGGTTGTCGGCATCCATGAGATCTATGGCAAGTTGTTTGATGAACTTGGTTTTGATCGTGTGCTCGGCAATCCTGCACGGCGAGTACAGGCGGCCAAGACGATCAAACATCTGGTGCTGGCCAGAATTGCCAATCCGGCCAGCAAACGCAAGAGCGTCATTGATCTGGAACGGGATTTCGGGGTTAAACTTGATCTGAGTGCCGTGTACCGGACACTGGATTATGTCGATGAACAAAGTATTGAGCTGATTCAAAAAAAAGCATGGGAGGCTGCGACGGGATTGTTTGGTGAAAAAATCGATGTGGTGTTTTATGACTGCACGACCCTGTACTTCGAGTCGTTTACTGATGATGAGTTGCGCGACAAGGGATTGAGCAAGGAAAATAAGCATAGTGAAGTTCAGGTCTTGCTGGCTATGATGGTGAGCAAGCACGGATTTCCGCTTGGTTACCGCCTCTACAACGGCGCAACCTGGGAGGGCCATACGCTCAAGGATGCTATCGAGCAGATAAAAGGTATGGCTGAGGTCGATCGTGTGGTGTTTGTCGCTGATAGCGGCTTGCTCTCAAAGGAGAACCTTGCGCTGATCGAGCAGAGTGAAAAGCAGTACATTGTTGCCGCACGCCTGAAGAATCAGCCGGAAACCATCAAAGAGCAGATTCTGGACAAAGCAGGCTATCAGCAGGGTGAACAGATCCGGTTCAAAGAGATCCCCTTGCCGGAAAACCGTCGGTTGTTGGTCAGCTACAGTGAAAAACGGGCAAGAAAAGATGCCTTTGACCGCCAGAAGGCACTGGATAAACTGCAGAAGAAACTCAACAAATCGAAAAATCCCGAATCGTTTCTCAAGAACACCTCGTATCGGAAATATGTGAAGATCGAGCAGCTCTCACAGCAAACAGTGATCATCGATGAGGAGAAAATCAGCTACACCGCACAGTGGGATGGCCTGCATGGCGTCATCACCAACATCACTGACATAACGGCAAGCGATGCCTTTGAGCATTATCGGGGGTTATGGCAAATTGAAGAGACTTTCCGTTTGACCAAGCATGATCTGAAGGTTCGTCCAATCTACCACTGGACACCAAGGCGAATTGAGGCGCATGTGGCCATGTGCTTTATGGCGCTGGTCTGCATCCGTCATTTATCCTACCGGGTACAGTTGCAATACCAGGCACTCTCGCCGGAAATCATCCGCAATGAGCTGGTGCATGTGCAGCAGAGCATCCTGATGCATAAAACGAATGGATGCCGGTACGGCATTCCATCAAAACCCACCCTGCACGCCCAGAAAATCTACCAGGTAATGGGTGAAAAACTCAGTGCCACACCTTTTTTGATTCAGTAA
- the istA gene encoding IS21 family transposase encodes MYNKVKEFAREGLSIRQISRKTGMDRVTVRKFLRMTDEEFSAFLALQKRRLRKLQPYEQFVKDRVTDYPDCSATQVEDWLKEHHPVFPEVTTRTIYSFVQWIRKAYDLPKPKGTPRAYHPVEQLPYGEQAQVDFGEYWMASADACKVKVHFMIMLLSRSRRKFVSFSQQPITTRFVLEAHEQAFSFFEGIPHTLVYDQDSTIVTDENRGAILYTEAFRKYLLHRSLKIHLCRKSDPESKGKIEAGVKYVKYNFLPGRRFVNLEVLNQEALLWLERTANAKEHATTRLIPDAEWQVEKQHLRPFEPLPYPISGTVGKEYHVRKDNTISYRGNFYSLPVGTYAGPGTLVVLEVRQNTLCLYAQEGRLLANHPIESGKGTVVINNNHRRDTSSKLRELQDSLMLLFTNQEHAERFLESIHNRYPRYSRDQFLHVRNAISGCQQKLIDDALAHCVDHHLFSSGEFHDILHHYRKQEEKQSHQAVFNTFRPKTLRSDMDRMLSFVPDSSGITTYENIFS; translated from the coding sequence ATGTACAACAAAGTTAAGGAATTTGCCCGAGAAGGATTAAGCATCCGCCAAATCAGTCGAAAGACGGGCATGGACAGAGTGACGGTGCGCAAGTTCCTCCGCATGACCGATGAGGAATTCAGTGCGTTTCTTGCTCTGCAGAAGCGGCGCCTCCGAAAATTGCAGCCTTATGAACAGTTCGTCAAGGATAGGGTTACCGACTATCCTGACTGCAGTGCAACTCAAGTTGAAGACTGGCTGAAGGAGCATCACCCTGTTTTTCCGGAGGTAACGACTCGAACGATCTACTCTTTTGTCCAGTGGATCCGAAAAGCCTATGATCTTCCAAAACCGAAAGGAACCCCTCGTGCCTATCATCCGGTCGAGCAACTTCCTTACGGAGAGCAGGCGCAGGTTGATTTCGGTGAGTACTGGATGGCGAGTGCTGATGCCTGCAAAGTGAAGGTGCACTTCATGATCATGCTGCTCTCCCGAAGCCGCAGGAAGTTTGTCAGCTTCAGCCAGCAACCGATTACGACCCGTTTTGTGCTTGAGGCTCATGAACAGGCATTTTCTTTTTTTGAGGGCATACCGCACACACTGGTCTATGATCAGGATTCCACCATTGTTACCGATGAGAACCGGGGTGCTATCCTCTATACTGAGGCATTCAGGAAATACCTGTTGCACCGCAGTCTGAAGATCCATCTCTGTCGGAAAAGCGATCCGGAAAGCAAAGGAAAAATCGAGGCCGGCGTCAAATATGTGAAGTACAACTTCCTGCCGGGGCGACGCTTCGTCAATCTTGAAGTCCTGAACCAGGAAGCGTTGCTCTGGCTTGAACGAACAGCCAATGCCAAGGAACATGCCACAACGCGGCTGATACCTGATGCTGAATGGCAGGTGGAGAAACAGCATCTTCGTCCTTTTGAACCCTTACCCTATCCGATTTCCGGTACTGTCGGTAAAGAGTATCACGTTCGCAAAGACAACACGATCTCGTATCGAGGGAATTTCTATAGCCTGCCGGTCGGCACCTATGCAGGGCCGGGGACACTGGTTGTGCTGGAAGTCAGGCAGAACACCCTTTGTCTCTATGCTCAAGAGGGCAGGTTGCTGGCCAATCACCCGATTGAGAGCGGCAAAGGCACCGTGGTGATCAACAACAACCATCGCCGTGATACCTCCTCCAAACTGCGAGAGTTGCAGGATTCGCTCATGCTGCTTTTCACCAATCAGGAACACGCGGAACGGTTTCTTGAAAGCATCCACAACCGTTATCCCCGATACAGTCGAGACCAGTTCCTGCATGTACGCAATGCCATCAGCGGATGCCAGCAGAAGCTGATTGATGATGCCCTCGCACACTGTGTCGATCATCATCTCTTTTCGTCCGGTGAGTTCCATGATATCCTGCACCATTACCGGAAGCAGGAGGAAAAACAGAGTCATCAGGCGGTGTTCAACACCTTCCGCCCGAAAACACTCCGAAGTGATATGGACAGGATGCTCTCGTTCGTGCCGGACAGCAGTGGCATAACCACCTATGAAAACATTTTCAGTTAA
- a CDS encoding LbtU family siderophore porin: protein MNVLLKSTALVGISLVCSSGLFAAEESRQSAALEPALFKGLSFSGLLEVEGAYGESDGESSSDLSLATVELGLEAKVTDWLSARILLLYEQNGDDRILVDEASIRVQRDNSPFFVQAGRFTQSFGNFATGMISDPITLELGETKHHASLQAGYEGEIVSASFSFFKGDVQKEGMDEVNSFVGALSIGGEVNERFRYELGGSYCSNMADTDGLQDDFEPDLYRTADYVGGYSVYGLLGFGSVEVRAEYLAAAESFVDGERSGLKPAAYNVEVGCDLPESLHLALRYAGAEDFNVEKQYGATLACDLSEKATLALEYLHNSNDDETSSDAVTVQLAMSF from the coding sequence ATGAACGTATTGTTGAAATCCACAGCTTTAGTCGGCATTTCTCTTGTTTGCTCTTCAGGGCTTTTTGCTGCCGAAGAGAGCCGTCAGAGCGCTGCTCTTGAACCGGCTCTCTTCAAAGGGCTCTCTTTCTCAGGTTTGCTGGAGGTAGAGGGCGCATATGGAGAGAGTGACGGGGAGAGCTCAAGCGATCTTTCTCTTGCGACAGTAGAGCTGGGGCTTGAAGCAAAGGTGACGGACTGGTTGAGTGCCCGCATCCTTCTTCTCTACGAACAGAATGGCGATGACCGTATTCTTGTTGATGAGGCCAGCATAAGAGTGCAGCGGGATAATTCGCCCTTTTTTGTGCAGGCGGGACGTTTTACGCAATCATTTGGCAATTTTGCCACGGGGATGATTTCGGATCCGATAACGCTCGAACTGGGCGAGACGAAACATCACGCTTCCCTGCAGGCAGGGTATGAAGGTGAGATTGTGTCGGCTTCCTTTAGTTTTTTTAAGGGCGATGTGCAGAAAGAGGGTATGGACGAGGTGAACAGTTTTGTCGGGGCGCTTTCCATTGGCGGCGAGGTGAACGAGCGGTTCAGATATGAACTCGGAGGTTCGTATTGCAGCAATATGGCCGATACCGATGGTCTTCAGGATGATTTTGAGCCAGATCTCTACAGGACGGCTGATTATGTGGGAGGCTACAGCGTGTATGGCCTTTTAGGGTTCGGGAGCGTTGAGGTACGTGCTGAATATCTCGCTGCTGCGGAGAGTTTTGTCGATGGAGAGCGTTCGGGATTAAAGCCTGCGGCATATAATGTCGAGGTGGGTTGTGATCTTCCCGAATCCCTGCATCTTGCTTTGCGATATGCCGGCGCAGAAGATTTTAATGTTGAAAAGCAGTATGGTGCGACACTTGCCTGTGATCTGTCTGAAAAAGCGACACTGGCTCTTGAATACCTTCATAACAGCAATGATGACGAGACAAGCAGTGACGCTGTGACGGTTCAGCTTGCTATGAGCTTTTAA
- a CDS encoding FeoA family protein yields the protein MMVPLGFLLQGESAEIVGFRSGREKEHRGFRHGSGAGHGRAHRCAEITKEQRLVEMGFCPGEVIEVLQSKAGGLLLLKLRDSRLALDKQIAMDIIVRRVTA from the coding sequence ATGATGGTTCCGTTAGGTTTTTTGCTTCAGGGGGAGTCTGCCGAAATAGTGGGCTTCAGGTCAGGCCGTGAAAAGGAGCATCGCGGTTTCAGACATGGTTCGGGAGCAGGTCATGGGCGGGCTCACCGGTGCGCGGAGATCACAAAAGAGCAGCGTCTCGTTGAAATGGGCTTTTGTCCGGGAGAGGTGATTGAGGTATTGCAGAGTAAGGCGGGGGGGTTGTTGTTGCTGAAGCTTCGCGACAGCAGGTTGGCTTTGGATAAACAGATAGCAATGGACATCATTGTCAGGAGAGTAACGGCATGA
- a CDS encoding ferritin yields MLSRTILEKLNKQVNLEAYSAHLYLQMSAWLLSQSLDNTALFFRQHAEEEKVHMMKLFDYINETGSLALIGSIEAPRKTGFASLIALLDDAWQHECAITECINKLVETAFEEKV; encoded by the coding sequence ATGTTAAGCAGAACAATTCTTGAAAAACTGAACAAGCAGGTCAATCTTGAAGCCTACTCGGCGCATCTCTATCTGCAAATGAGCGCATGGCTGCTTTCTCAATCACTTGATAATACGGCACTGTTTTTTCGTCAGCATGCTGAAGAGGAGAAGGTTCATATGATGAAGCTGTTTGATTATATAAACGAAACAGGATCGCTTGCGCTGATCGGGAGCATCGAGGCGCCTCGAAAGACAGGGTTCGCTTCACTTATTGCGTTACTTGATGATGCGTGGCAACACGAATGTGCTATTACCGAGTGTATTAACAAGCTTGTAGAGACGGCGTTTGAGGAAAAGGTGTGA
- the feoB gene encoding Fe(2+) transporter permease subunit FeoB, whose amino-acid sequence MLLVPKRCNVFDCRINTVDKKTGFFTHNGRHYELVDLPGIYSLSALSQDEEIAREFILEGQADLIINIVDASNPDRNLYLTSRLLEMKVPVLIALNMMDAAKGRGIAFDIARLSSRIGCRIVPLVASRKDGVAELKDAIEEEICLKSFKGCRVTYPACIEKSIRELSTDIRRFAEDAHYDPDWFALKLLEGDHLLESLIPVSEKDRVVGYRSEIADTLGDDPDILVADAHYRFINELSSESIRRTSEKGESLSDRIDRVVLNRFAGIPIFLAVMYLMFLFTINLGGAFIDFFDIAAGALFVDGFGELLHLSGSPEWLTAILATGLGGALQTIATFIPPIGFMFIALSLLEDSGYMARAAYVMDRGMRAIGLPGRAFIPLLVGFGCNIPAIMSARTMSDERDRILTIMMVPFMSCGARLPVYVLFAAAFFPSGGQNLVFLLYLIGVAVAVLTGFILKSTLLKGDISPFIMEMPAYHIPTVKGVFMRVWDRLNSFLVRAGRVLVPVIMVLGLMNSLGTDGTFGNEDSENSMLAVTGKAIAPVFVPMGISEDNWPATVGLFTGIFAKEAVVGTLNSLYAGMGRTAAAVEGVSEESDLNLMERFGEAFRTIPENISAITGSLLDPLGISVGDVSDRAGVAEEQGVEVTIFGTMAALFDGTAGAFAYLLFVLLYFPCVAAIAAVYRETNLAWTLFAGAWTTGLAYILAVIAYQAPTYSSHPVSSAVWIAAMVGILAAAVVVMYLLGSRGFRKKTGV is encoded by the coding sequence ATGCTGCTCGTGCCGAAGCGGTGTAACGTATTTGATTGCCGGATTAATACGGTTGATAAAAAGACCGGATTTTTTACTCATAACGGTCGCCATTACGAACTTGTCGATCTTCCTGGTATCTACTCGCTTTCGGCGCTTTCACAGGATGAGGAGATTGCAAGGGAGTTTATTCTTGAAGGTCAGGCTGATCTCATTATCAATATTGTCGATGCATCGAATCCTGATCGTAATCTCTATCTCACCAGCCGTCTTCTTGAGATGAAGGTTCCTGTTCTCATTGCGCTTAATATGATGGATGCGGCAAAGGGGCGAGGTATTGCTTTTGATATAGCTCGCCTTTCCTCCCGAATCGGATGCAGGATAGTTCCTCTTGTTGCTTCTCGAAAAGATGGAGTGGCGGAGCTGAAGGATGCTATCGAAGAGGAGATATGTCTGAAGTCGTTTAAAGGGTGCCGGGTAACTTACCCCGCATGTATAGAAAAATCCATTCGCGAGCTTTCGACGGATATCCGGCGATTCGCAGAAGATGCTCATTATGACCCGGATTGGTTTGCATTGAAACTGCTTGAAGGCGACCATCTTCTTGAGTCCCTGATCCCGGTTTCGGAAAAAGATCGTGTTGTCGGGTATCGAAGCGAGATAGCCGATACGCTCGGCGATGATCCTGATATTCTTGTTGCCGATGCGCACTACCGGTTTATCAATGAGCTCTCTTCAGAATCTATCCGGCGAACGTCTGAAAAGGGTGAAAGTCTCAGTGACAGGATTGATCGTGTTGTGCTGAACCGATTTGCAGGTATCCCGATTTTTCTTGCGGTCATGTATCTGATGTTTCTCTTTACCATCAACCTTGGAGGAGCATTTATCGACTTTTTCGATATTGCTGCAGGTGCGCTTTTTGTCGATGGTTTTGGTGAGCTTCTTCATTTATCGGGATCTCCTGAGTGGCTGACGGCGATTCTTGCTACCGGATTGGGCGGCGCGTTACAGACTATTGCGACCTTTATTCCTCCGATAGGCTTTATGTTTATCGCGCTCTCCCTGCTTGAGGATTCCGGATATATGGCAAGGGCGGCCTATGTCATGGACAGAGGTATGCGCGCGATCGGACTTCCCGGCAGGGCGTTTATCCCGCTGCTTGTAGGTTTTGGCTGCAACATTCCAGCCATTATGTCCGCCAGAACCATGAGTGACGAGCGGGACAGAATTCTTACGATTATGATGGTTCCGTTTATGTCGTGCGGAGCAAGGCTTCCTGTTTATGTTCTGTTTGCGGCTGCGTTTTTCCCATCCGGCGGTCAGAATCTGGTTTTTCTGCTCTATCTGATCGGTGTTGCTGTAGCGGTACTGACCGGGTTTATACTCAAGAGTACCCTTTTGAAAGGCGATATATCCCCTTTCATCATGGAGATGCCCGCCTATCATATCCCGACCGTAAAAGGAGTATTCATGAGGGTTTGGGATCGCCTGAATTCATTTCTTGTTCGAGCCGGACGGGTTCTTGTTCCTGTTATTATGGTGCTGGGTTTGATGAACTCTCTGGGAACTGACGGAACATTCGGTAATGAAGATTCCGAAAATTCCATGCTTGCCGTAACCGGTAAAGCTATCGCTCCTGTTTTTGTTCCTATGGGCATCAGCGAGGATAATTGGCCGGCAACCGTTGGTCTTTTTACCGGGATATTCGCCAAGGAGGCAGTTGTTGGCACATTGAACTCTCTCTATGCCGGAATGGGCAGAACTGCTGCTGCCGTTGAGGGCGTAAGTGAAGAGAGCGACCTTAATCTGATGGAGCGTTTCGGTGAGGCTTTCCGGACCATTCCCGAAAATATATCGGCAATAACCGGTTCGCTTCTTGACCCTCTCGGTATTTCAGTTGGTGATGTTTCGGACAGAGCCGGAGTTGCCGAAGAACAGGGCGTGGAGGTTACCATATTTGGTACGATGGCAGCTCTTTTTGACGGTACAGCCGGAGCCTTCGCCTATCTTTTGTTTGTTCTTCTCTACTTTCCCTGTGTGGCGGCTATTGCTGCCGTATATCGTGAAACCAATCTTGCCTGGACACTGTTTGCCGGCGCATGGACCACCGGACTGGCCTATATCCTTGCAGTCATTGCTTATCAGGCGCCAACATACAGCAGCCATCCTGTTTCATCGGCGGTCTGGATTGCTGCCATGGTCGGGATTCTTGCCGCAGCGGTGGTTGTCATGTATCTGCTTGGTTCGCGTGGTTTCCGTAAGAAAACGGGCGTTTGA
- a CDS encoding flavodoxin domain-containing protein gives MKSGDSFLPQFDAIDFIGKKVALFGLGDQLGYGDYFLDGMGILYENLIGRGAKVTGSWSVDGYEHSYSRAIQYGAFVGLALDADNQNHLTPVRIKQWVDQILPILL, from the coding sequence ATGAAGTCAGGGGACTCTTTTCTTCCGCAATTTGACGCCATTGATTTTATCGGAAAAAAAGTGGCGCTTTTCGGATTGGGTGATCAGCTCGGTTATGGCGATTATTTTCTTGACGGTATGGGAATTCTCTATGAAAACCTGATCGGTCGTGGTGCGAAAGTAACGGGTTCATGGTCAGTTGATGGGTATGAGCACTCTTATTCCAGAGCGATACAATACGGAGCTTTCGTCGGGTTGGCGCTCGATGCAGATAATCAGAATCACCTTACTCCCGTGCGTATCAAACAGTGGGTGGATCAGATTTTACCGATTTTGCTGTGA
- a CDS encoding IS630 family transposase yields MMKNDARSYTSDQQKLLRIKAVDMVFREGFTQRATAKALGVSRQHVVKWCKAFSSGSYEALELGRRGRRPGEQMLLQPWQCAVIFNTIRDKTPDQLKMPFVLWERIGVRELIKKKFGITLALRTVGEYLKRWGMTPQRPIERAYERSSQAVENWLNNDYPAIQKKAEEEGATILWGDETGVQNTSNVGRSYSPSGKTPVIRQSEKKIKTNMISAITNRGKVRFMIYPGKMNQQMFIRFLERVIATIPGKVLFIVDNLKVHHGKKVAEWVTEHIGRIELFYIPSYSPDLNPDEYLNRDLKKNVNSRAIPRTEVELKMNLLSFMRKLQKLPDRVMSYFNSSPIKYAARAEAV; encoded by the coding sequence ATGATGAAAAATGATGCTCGATCCTATACGTCAGACCAACAGAAACTGCTGAGAATCAAGGCAGTCGACATGGTATTCAGGGAAGGTTTCACCCAGCGTGCCACCGCCAAGGCCCTTGGAGTTTCACGCCAGCATGTCGTCAAGTGGTGCAAGGCCTTTTCATCCGGAAGCTACGAGGCGCTTGAGCTTGGCCGTCGAGGCCGACGCCCAGGCGAACAAATGCTTCTTCAGCCGTGGCAATGCGCCGTTATTTTCAACACCATTCGTGACAAGACTCCCGATCAGCTGAAAATGCCTTTTGTGCTTTGGGAGCGAATCGGTGTGCGCGAACTTATCAAAAAGAAATTTGGCATCACCTTGGCATTGCGAACGGTCGGCGAGTATCTGAAGCGCTGGGGCATGACCCCGCAACGCCCTATAGAACGTGCTTATGAAAGAAGCTCACAGGCGGTAGAAAACTGGCTGAACAATGACTATCCCGCTATCCAGAAAAAGGCTGAAGAAGAGGGAGCAACGATTCTCTGGGGAGATGAGACCGGGGTGCAGAACACGTCCAATGTTGGTCGAAGCTATTCTCCAAGCGGGAAAACGCCGGTAATCAGGCAATCAGAAAAGAAGATCAAGACGAACATGATCTCGGCCATAACGAACCGAGGAAAAGTCCGATTCATGATTTACCCCGGCAAGATGAACCAACAGATGTTCATTCGTTTTCTGGAACGCGTGATCGCAACGATTCCGGGCAAGGTCTTGTTCATCGTTGACAACCTTAAGGTTCATCACGGCAAAAAGGTAGCCGAATGGGTTACTGAGCACATCGGGCGAATTGAGCTGTTCTATATCCCTTCTTACAGCCCTGATCTGAACCCCGATGAGTATTTGAATCGCGACCTTAAAAAGAACGTAAACAGCCGCGCTATTCCCCGAACGGAAGTGGAGCTTAAGATGAATCTCTTATCGTTCATGCGTAAGTTGCAGAAGTTGCCTGATCGGGTGATGAGTTACTTCAATTCAAGCCCGATCAAGTATGCTGCTCGTGCCGAAGCGGTGTAA
- a CDS encoding flavodoxin, which produces MKRIGLFWGSQTGNTELAATLIVEAIGSDIVQSYDIRGVDSGTFGSYDSLILGTSTWGAGELQDDWDSFLPQFDAIDFIGKKVALFGLGDQLGYGDYFLDGMGILYENLIGRGAKVTGSWSVDGYEHSYSRAIQYGAFVGLALDADNQNHLTPVRIKQWVDQILPILL; this is translated from the coding sequence ATGAAACGAATAGGCCTTTTCTGGGGATCACAAACAGGTAATACGGAGTTGGCAGCAACGCTTATTGTTGAAGCGATCGGTAGTGATATTGTTCAGAGTTACGATATACGTGGCGTTGATAGCGGCACTTTCGGGAGTTATGATTCCCTGATTCTCGGGACATCGACATGGGGCGCTGGTGAGCTGCAGGACGACTGGGACTCTTTTCTTCCGCAATTTGACGCCATTGATTTTATCGGAAAAAAAGTGGCGCTTTTCGGATTGGGTGATCAGCTCGGTTATGGCGATTATTTTCTTGACGGTATGGGAATTCTCTATGAAAACCTGATCGGTCGTGGTGCGAAAGTAACGGGTTCATGGTCAGTTGATGGGTATGAGCACTCTTATTCCAGAGCGATACAATACGGAGCTTTCGTCGGGTTGGCGCTCGATGCAGATAATCAGAATCACCTTACTCCCGTGCGTATCAAACAGTGGGTGGATCAGATTTTACCGATTTTGCTGTGA
- a CDS encoding FeoA family protein, whose amino-acid sequence MNLSELKKGQAGRVVKLSAVPQLRRRLLDMGVLVGEMIRVVGVAPLGDPVEVTVKNYKLSLRKKEVEGVIVEEVS is encoded by the coding sequence ATGAATTTATCAGAATTAAAAAAGGGGCAGGCGGGAAGGGTTGTCAAGTTGTCGGCTGTTCCGCAGTTAAGAAGGCGCTTGCTTGATATGGGCGTGCTTGTGGGCGAGATGATCAGGGTTGTCGGGGTTGCGCCGCTCGGCGATCCTGTAGAGGTTACGGTCAAGAACTATAAACTCTCGCTTCGTAAGAAAGAGGTTGAGGGAGTCATTGTCGAGGAGGTGAGCTGA
- a CDS encoding DUF3793 family protein has translation MQQRFSKNQEQKLSNWRRRLNTQKKSEVLFEHWLFMHTAAVLFAGKPGELLILKRGLFGLLPEETLESIDSFCSSLALQFNVLLENEHSIKVIFYNEVAVDRRIGCIPKKILHCNLRYPFGLRSESFLKELGRRWLESGTTPHEIGIVLGYPLKDVWGFMGISSDPCSGSCGWRIYGNPLPSLKKRTLYNHARTRAETYLRAA, from the coding sequence ATGCAACAGAGATTCTCAAAAAACCAGGAACAGAAGCTCTCGAACTGGCGGCGCCGGCTCAATACTCAAAAAAAATCGGAAGTATTATTTGAGCACTGGCTCTTTATGCATACTGCCGCAGTTCTTTTTGCCGGAAAGCCGGGAGAGTTGCTCATTTTAAAAAGAGGGTTATTCGGTCTGTTACCCGAAGAAACTCTGGAAAGTATCGATTCATTCTGCAGTTCATTAGCCCTGCAATTCAATGTTCTGCTGGAAAACGAACACTCCATAAAAGTCATATTCTACAACGAGGTCGCAGTTGACCGCCGCATTGGCTGCATCCCAAAAAAAATTCTGCACTGCAACCTCCGCTATCCGTTCGGATTACGCAGCGAATCGTTTCTTAAGGAGCTGGGAAGAAGATGGCTTGAATCAGGGACAACACCTCATGAAATCGGGATTGTCCTTGGGTATCCTCTTAAGGATGTCTGGGGATTTATGGGTATTTCCTCTGACCCGTGCAGCGGCAGTTGCGGATGGAGAATTTATGGAAATCCTCTGCCTTCGCTAAAAAAAAGAACCCTGTATAACCATGCACGCACGCGCGCAGAAACCTATCTGCGCGCGGCATAA
- a CDS encoding FeoC-like transcriptional regulator, with product MTLTDLKGFIQERRRVSLSEIAGYFKADMAMIESMLDHWIRKGRVQVKQADAFSASCCGKCGGHKQVWYTWVDG from the coding sequence ATGACACTTACTGATCTAAAAGGATTTATTCAGGAGCGACGGAGGGTTTCCCTTTCTGAAATTGCCGGGTATTTCAAGGCGGATATGGCTATGATCGAATCGATGCTTGATCATTGGATCCGAAAAGGAAGAGTGCAGGTAAAACAGGCTGATGCGTTCAGCGCATCATGCTGCGGAAAATGCGGTGGCCATAAACAGGTATGGTATACATGGGTTGACGGATAG